A single Streptomyces mirabilis DNA region contains:
- a CDS encoding enoyl-CoA hydratase/isomerase family protein translates to MGSGRPVVNGGALRIAADKDTGVAVLTLDRPEKLNAIDEALASELSAAWLAFRFDDSVRAVVLTGAGERAFSTGLDRTTETPQPASPYMVDDPLLRIGPKANDLWKPVVAAVRGMACGGAFYLLGEAEFVVADETATFFDPHTTYGMVSAYESVYAAHRMPYGEAARMALMGNAERMSARRAYDIGWVSELTPSGGALEAAVRCATVIASYPSEGVQGTVRALWTAHEAARAHAFTQAPHLISLGNLPPARQTELFSARRPNGFRVR, encoded by the coding sequence GTGGGTTCTGGACGGCCGGTCGTGAACGGCGGCGCGCTGCGGATCGCGGCGGACAAGGACACCGGCGTCGCGGTCCTCACCCTGGACCGCCCGGAAAAACTGAACGCCATCGACGAGGCCCTGGCGTCCGAACTCTCCGCCGCCTGGCTGGCGTTCCGCTTCGACGACTCGGTACGGGCCGTCGTCCTGACAGGGGCGGGCGAACGGGCCTTCTCCACGGGCCTCGACCGCACCACCGAGACCCCCCAGCCCGCCTCCCCCTACATGGTGGACGACCCGCTCCTGCGCATCGGCCCGAAGGCCAACGACCTGTGGAAGCCGGTCGTCGCGGCCGTGCGCGGGATGGCGTGCGGAGGGGCCTTCTACCTCCTCGGGGAGGCGGAGTTCGTCGTCGCCGACGAGACCGCCACCTTCTTCGACCCGCACACGACGTACGGCATGGTCAGCGCGTACGAGTCCGTGTACGCGGCGCACCGGATGCCGTACGGGGAGGCGGCGCGGATGGCACTCATGGGGAACGCCGAACGGATGTCCGCGCGGCGGGCGTACGACATCGGGTGGGTGTCCGAACTCACCCCGTCCGGTGGTGCGTTGGAGGCCGCCGTCCGCTGCGCCACGGTGATCGCCTCCTACCCCTCCGAAGGAGTGCAGGGCACCGTCCGCGCCCTGTGGACGGCCCACGAGGCCGCCCGCGCCCACGCCTTCACGCAGGCGCCGCACCTCATCTCCCTCGGCAACCTGCCCCCGGCCCGGCAGACGGAGTTGTTCTCCGCACGACGACCGAACGGGTTCCGGGTGCGGTGA
- a CDS encoding Zn-ribbon domain-containing OB-fold protein, translating to MTEPLLTPVLDDDGAPFWGYAAQGELRIQACADCGELRFPPRPCCPHCQSFGSEWRRMSGLGRVWSYVVPHPPLLPAYAALAPYNAIVVELAEAPHIRLVGNLVTAPGAPLDSFPPDRIRIGARVRVVFSGEGLPQWVLDGRS from the coding sequence ATGACCGAGCCCCTTCTCACCCCCGTCCTCGACGACGACGGCGCGCCCTTCTGGGGGTACGCCGCCCAGGGCGAGCTACGGATCCAGGCATGCGCCGACTGCGGCGAGCTGCGCTTCCCGCCCCGCCCCTGCTGTCCCCACTGCCAGTCCTTCGGCAGCGAGTGGCGACGGATGAGCGGACTGGGCCGCGTCTGGTCGTACGTCGTCCCGCACCCGCCGCTGCTCCCGGCGTACGCGGCCCTGGCCCCGTACAACGCGATCGTCGTCGAACTCGCCGAGGCACCTCACATCCGCCTGGTCGGCAACCTGGTCACGGCCCCGGGCGCACCGCTCGACTCCTTCCCCCCGGACCGGATCCGGATCGGAGCGCGGGTACGGGTGGTGTTCAGCGGGGAGGGGCTGCCGCAGTGGGTTCTGGACGGCCGGTCGTGA
- a CDS encoding lipid-transfer protein, which translates to MPGIKDATAVVGIGQTPFAKQLPEPEKTLACRAILAALDDAGIAPSEVDGLASYTMEETDEVEVAKAVGLGDLTFFSKVGYGGGGSCATVAHLAAAVATGQATVGVAWRSRKRGSGPRPWKNTAVQLPTPAQWTRPFGLLRPADEIGVLARRYMHEYGATRDHLFNVALACRNRANQNPAAMMYERPLTREMYMTSRWISEPLCLFDNCLETDGALACVIVSAERARDCRQRPVYVHSAAQGLPAQHHGMVNYWNDDPLTGPAWTAARHLWKHADFTPDDVDVAQIYDAFTPLVPLSLEGYGFCGRGEGAAFTEGGALEIGGRLPLNTGGGGLSEAYVHGFNLINEGVKQLRGTSTAQVPGAATCLVTAGEGVPTSAILLRN; encoded by the coding sequence ATGCCGGGGATCAAGGACGCCACCGCCGTCGTCGGCATCGGTCAGACCCCCTTCGCCAAGCAACTCCCCGAGCCCGAGAAGACCTTGGCCTGCCGCGCGATCCTCGCCGCCCTCGACGACGCCGGAATCGCGCCCTCCGAAGTCGACGGGCTCGCCTCCTACACCATGGAGGAGACCGACGAGGTGGAGGTCGCGAAGGCGGTCGGCCTCGGCGATCTCACCTTCTTCAGCAAGGTGGGCTACGGGGGCGGCGGCTCCTGCGCCACCGTCGCGCACCTCGCCGCCGCCGTCGCCACCGGCCAGGCGACGGTGGGCGTGGCCTGGCGGTCACGCAAGCGCGGCAGCGGGCCGAGGCCGTGGAAGAACACCGCCGTCCAACTGCCCACCCCCGCCCAGTGGACCCGCCCCTTCGGGCTGCTCAGACCGGCCGACGAGATAGGCGTGCTGGCTCGTCGCTACATGCACGAGTACGGCGCCACCCGCGACCACCTCTTCAACGTCGCCCTCGCCTGCCGCAACCGCGCCAACCAGAACCCCGCCGCGATGATGTACGAGCGCCCGCTGACCCGCGAGATGTACATGACCTCCCGCTGGATCAGCGAACCCCTCTGCCTCTTCGACAACTGCCTGGAGACGGACGGCGCGTTGGCGTGCGTGATCGTGTCCGCCGAGCGCGCCCGGGACTGCCGGCAGCGCCCCGTGTACGTCCACTCCGCCGCCCAGGGCCTGCCCGCCCAGCACCACGGCATGGTCAACTACTGGAACGACGACCCGCTCACCGGCCCCGCCTGGACGGCCGCCCGGCACCTGTGGAAACACGCCGACTTCACCCCGGACGACGTCGACGTGGCCCAGATCTACGACGCCTTCACCCCCCTCGTTCCGCTCTCCCTGGAGGGCTACGGATTCTGCGGACGCGGGGAGGGCGCGGCCTTCACGGAGGGCGGCGCCCTGGAGATCGGGGGCCGGCTGCCCCTCAACACCGGCGGGGGCGGACTCAGCGAGGCGTACGTCCACGGCTTCAACCTCATCAACGAGGGCGTGAAGCAGTTGCGGGGCACGAGCACCGCCCAGGTCCCCGGGGCCGCCACCTGCCTGGTCACGGCGGGGGAGGGCGTCCCCACCTCCGCGATCCTGCTGCGGAACTGA
- a CDS encoding FadD3 family acyl-CoA ligase → MRGDLEWGSIPGLMRSAATRFADREAVIEGRTRISYAELGARVERAAAACLANGVRLGDRVAIWAPNTLDWIVSALGAVSAGAVLVPLNTRFKGAEAAYVLSRSRARLLFVTGTFLGTSYVASLRRAAGEEGESAGNGPLPGLPHLEQVVVLADDAPADFRTWKDFLADGEGVGAAEVRERAAAVPGSAPSDIVFTSGTTGRPKGAVITHAQSLRAYEVWCELAGLRREDRYLIVNPFFHTFGYKAGVLACLMRGATMIPQPVFDVDTVLANIASERVTVLPGPPTLHQSLLDHPARASYDLSTLRLVVTGAAVVPLRLVERLHTELGVETVLTAYGLSEASGFVTMCRRGDPSSVIASTSGRAIPGVEVRVEAPAGTPGEVLVRGFNVMRGYFEDAEETARVLTPDGWLRTGDVGVLDPAGNLRITDRIKDMFIVGGFNAYPAEIEQLLGLHPDIADVAVIGVPDGRLGEVGKAYVVRREGSALTSDDLLAWSRREMANYKVPRTVEFVRELPRNASGKVVKGELRSGTF, encoded by the coding sequence ATGCGCGGAGACCTGGAGTGGGGCAGCATCCCGGGGCTGATGCGGTCGGCGGCGACGCGCTTCGCGGACCGCGAGGCCGTCATCGAGGGCCGTACGCGGATCTCCTACGCCGAGCTGGGCGCCCGCGTCGAACGTGCGGCGGCCGCCTGCCTCGCGAACGGCGTACGGCTCGGCGACCGGGTCGCCATCTGGGCGCCGAACACCCTGGACTGGATCGTCTCCGCCCTCGGCGCGGTGTCGGCGGGCGCGGTGCTCGTCCCGCTCAACACCCGCTTCAAGGGCGCCGAGGCGGCGTACGTACTGTCCCGGAGCCGCGCGCGGCTGCTGTTCGTGACGGGGACGTTCCTGGGGACGTCGTACGTGGCGTCGCTGCGACGGGCGGCGGGGGAGGAGGGGGAGAGCGCCGGAAACGGCCCCCTCCCCGGACTGCCGCACCTCGAACAGGTGGTGGTACTGGCCGACGACGCCCCCGCCGACTTCCGCACCTGGAAGGACTTCCTGGCGGACGGGGAGGGTGTCGGGGCGGCGGAGGTGCGGGAACGGGCGGCGGCCGTGCCGGGATCGGCGCCGTCGGACATCGTCTTCACCTCGGGTACGACGGGCCGGCCCAAGGGCGCCGTGATCACGCACGCGCAGAGCCTGCGGGCGTACGAGGTGTGGTGCGAGCTGGCCGGTCTGCGCCGGGAGGACCGCTACCTGATCGTGAACCCCTTCTTCCACACCTTCGGCTACAAGGCCGGGGTGCTCGCCTGTCTGATGCGGGGCGCGACGATGATCCCGCAGCCGGTGTTCGACGTGGACACGGTGCTGGCGAACATCGCGTCCGAACGGGTCACGGTCCTGCCTGGCCCGCCGACCCTCCACCAGTCCCTCCTCGACCACCCGGCGCGGGCGTCGTACGACCTGTCGACGCTGCGGCTGGTGGTGACCGGAGCCGCCGTGGTCCCGCTGCGCCTGGTGGAACGCCTGCACACCGAACTGGGCGTGGAGACGGTCCTGACGGCGTACGGCCTCTCGGAAGCCAGCGGATTCGTGACGATGTGCCGCCGGGGCGACCCGTCGTCCGTGATCGCGTCGACCTCGGGACGCGCCATCCCGGGCGTGGAGGTGCGCGTCGAGGCGCCGGCGGGAACCCCGGGCGAGGTGCTGGTCCGCGGCTTCAACGTGATGCGGGGCTACTTCGAGGACGCCGAGGAGACCGCCCGCGTCCTGACCCCGGACGGCTGGCTGCGCACCGGCGACGTGGGCGTCCTGGACCCGGCCGGCAACCTCCGCATCACCGACCGCATCAAGGACATGTTCATCGTCGGCGGCTTCAACGCCTACCCCGCCGAGATAGAACAACTCCTCGGCCTCCACCCGGACATCGCGGACGTTGCGGTGATCGGCGTACCGGACGGCCGGCTGGGCGAGGTCGGCAAGGCGTATGTCGTACGGCGGGAGGGCTCCGCCCTCACCTCCGACGACCTCCTCGCCTGGTCCCGCCGGGAGATGGCGAACTACAAGGTCCCGCGGACGGTGGAATTCGTACGGGAACTCCCGCGGAACGCGAGCGGGAAGGTGGTGAAGGGGGAGCTACGGTCCGGGACCTTCTGA
- a CDS encoding AfsR/SARP family transcriptional regulator translates to MDGVPRVPEQRRAGESAALRFSVLGPVRAWHGEDSLPTGSPQQRALLAALLLREGRTATSGELIDALWGEESPPQALAAVRTYASRLRKALDPGVLISESGGYAIRLAGSDSSLDLAEAQELAADAEKAKHSGDLRSARDLLNRALGLWDGEPLASVPGPYAETQRARLEEWRLQLLESRLDMDLEQGCHAEAVSELTALTAAHPLRERLRELLMLALYRSGRQAEALAVYADTRRLLADELGVDPRPGLKELQQRILQADPGLAEPSAPVAEPTAAPVRPAQLPATVTDFTGRASFVQELSDVLASASSAEGEGQVMAVSALAGIGGVGKTTLAVHVAHQARTAFPDGQLYVDLQGAGQRAAEPETVLGAFLRALGTADSSIPDSLEERSALYRSVLDGRRVLVLLDNARDAAQVRPLLPGTEGCAALVTSRVRMVDLAGAHLVDLDVMSPEEALQLFTKIVGEERVASERKAALDVVAACGFLPLAIRIAASRLAARRTWTVSVLAAKLGDERRRLDELQAGDLAVKATFELGYGQLEPAQARAFRLLGLADGPDISLAAAAAVLDLSIDDTEDLLESLVDTSLLESAAPGRYRYHDLVRLYARACAERDEQPPSERDAAMSRLLDFYLATAAGVYALDRPGDRLVEHLEATEYPGLVFEDRHQAQDWLYAEAVCTLACVRQSIGAETLARAVDLLWAACDLAESGANSKEYEDIAQAAGAAARQIGATRAEARALTTLAFVHHITGRFDPADQAATRALELALASADPLTSCWSSNILGVIALYQNRHEDGEAHLTRAIENFRTCEDRPGEASALCNLSRIHLAQGRTASAVALAQQGTAMYDDMGHALKGANGRYALGLALTQSGQLAQAVDRLQEALNVFRDSRQRLWEGMTLFRLAEADLAARRPAQAAANAELALTVLRGIGGDWRRGNVLTVLGRALSSIGQIGRAQVCWREALDLFEAMGAPEADEVRALLKPLAVA, encoded by the coding sequence ATGGACGGTGTACCGCGAGTGCCGGAGCAGCGACGTGCCGGGGAATCGGCGGCGTTGCGCTTCAGCGTGCTCGGCCCGGTGCGCGCCTGGCACGGCGAGGATTCCTTGCCCACGGGGTCCCCGCAGCAACGCGCCCTGCTGGCCGCGCTGCTGCTACGGGAGGGCCGGACGGCCACGTCCGGCGAGCTGATCGACGCCCTGTGGGGCGAGGAGTCCCCGCCCCAGGCGCTGGCCGCCGTACGGACGTACGCCTCCCGGCTCCGCAAGGCCCTGGACCCCGGCGTCCTGATCAGTGAGTCCGGCGGCTACGCGATCCGGCTGGCCGGGAGCGACAGCTCTCTCGACCTCGCCGAGGCCCAGGAACTCGCCGCCGACGCCGAGAAGGCCAAGCACTCCGGAGACCTGCGCTCCGCCCGCGACCTGCTGAACCGGGCGCTGGGCCTGTGGGACGGGGAGCCGCTGGCGAGCGTGCCCGGGCCCTACGCAGAGACACAGCGGGCGCGCCTGGAGGAGTGGCGGCTCCAACTCCTCGAATCCCGCCTCGACATGGACCTGGAGCAGGGCTGCCACGCGGAGGCGGTCTCCGAACTCACCGCCCTGACCGCGGCGCACCCCCTGCGCGAGCGGCTGCGCGAACTGCTGATGCTCGCCCTGTACCGCAGCGGGCGGCAGGCCGAGGCGCTCGCCGTGTACGCCGACACGCGCCGCCTCCTCGCCGACGAGCTCGGCGTGGACCCGCGCCCGGGCCTGAAGGAGCTCCAGCAGCGGATCCTCCAGGCCGACCCGGGCCTCGCGGAACCCTCGGCCCCGGTGGCCGAGCCCACCGCGGCACCGGTCCGCCCCGCCCAACTCCCCGCCACCGTCACGGACTTCACGGGCCGCGCGTCCTTCGTCCAGGAACTGAGCGACGTCCTGGCCTCCGCCTCCTCCGCCGAGGGCGAGGGCCAGGTCATGGCCGTCTCGGCGCTCGCGGGCATCGGCGGCGTGGGCAAGACGACCCTCGCCGTGCACGTGGCCCACCAGGCGCGCACGGCGTTCCCCGACGGGCAGTTGTACGTCGACCTGCAGGGTGCGGGCCAGCGGGCGGCGGAGCCGGAAACGGTCCTCGGCGCGTTCCTGCGTGCCCTGGGCACGGCGGACTCCTCCATCCCCGACTCCCTGGAGGAGCGCTCGGCGCTCTACCGCTCGGTCCTGGACGGCCGCCGGGTCCTGGTCCTCCTGGACAACGCCCGCGACGCGGCCCAGGTCCGCCCACTCCTGCCCGGCACGGAGGGCTGCGCGGCCCTCGTCACGTCCCGGGTACGGATGGTGGACCTGGCGGGCGCCCACCTGGTCGACCTCGACGTGATGTCCCCGGAGGAGGCCCTCCAGCTCTTCACGAAGATCGTCGGCGAGGAGCGGGTGGCGTCGGAGCGCAAGGCGGCCCTCGACGTCGTCGCGGCCTGCGGCTTCCTCCCCCTCGCCATCCGTATCGCGGCCTCCCGGCTGGCCGCACGCCGCACCTGGACCGTCTCGGTCCTGGCGGCGAAGCTCGGCGACGAGCGCCGCCGCCTGGACGAGCTCCAGGCCGGCGACCTCGCGGTCAAGGCCACCTTCGAACTCGGCTACGGCCAGCTGGAGCCGGCCCAGGCCCGCGCCTTCCGCCTGCTGGGCCTGGCCGACGGCCCCGACATCTCCCTCGCCGCGGCGGCCGCCGTCCTCGACCTCTCGATCGACGACACCGAGGACCTCCTCGAATCCCTCGTCGACACCTCCCTCCTGGAGTCCGCCGCCCCAGGCCGCTACCGCTACCACGACCTCGTACGCCTCTACGCCCGCGCCTGCGCGGAACGCGACGAACAGCCCCCGAGCGAACGGGACGCGGCGATGTCGCGGTTGCTGGACTTTTATCTGGCGACGGCGGCGGGGGTGTACGCGCTCGACCGGCCCGGCGACCGGTTGGTGGAACACCTTGAGGCCACGGAGTACCCGGGCCTGGTGTTCGAAGACCGCCACCAGGCCCAAGACTGGCTGTACGCGGAAGCGGTCTGCACGCTGGCCTGCGTACGGCAGTCGATCGGCGCAGAGACGTTGGCACGGGCCGTCGACCTGCTGTGGGCCGCCTGCGACCTGGCCGAATCGGGCGCGAACTCCAAGGAGTACGAGGACATCGCCCAAGCCGCGGGCGCCGCCGCGCGGCAGATCGGCGCCACCCGGGCGGAGGCACGAGCGCTGACGACCCTCGCCTTCGTTCACCACATCACCGGCCGCTTCGATCCGGCCGACCAGGCCGCGACCCGCGCCCTGGAACTGGCCCTGGCCTCCGCCGACCCGCTGACGAGCTGCTGGTCGTCCAACATCCTCGGCGTGATCGCGCTCTACCAGAACCGGCACGAGGACGGAGAGGCGCACCTGACGCGCGCCATCGAGAACTTCCGCACCTGCGAGGATCGCCCCGGCGAGGCGAGCGCCCTGTGCAACCTGTCCCGCATCCACCTCGCCCAGGGCCGCACCGCGAGCGCGGTGGCGCTGGCCCAGCAGGGCACGGCCATGTACGACGACATGGGGCACGCCCTGAAGGGCGCCAACGGCCGATACGCACTGGGCCTGGCACTCACCCAGAGCGGCCAGCTCGCCCAGGCCGTCGACCGCCTCCAGGAAGCCCTGAACGTCTTCCGGGACAGCCGCCAGCGCCTCTGGGAAGGCATGACCCTGTTCCGGCTCGCCGAGGCCGATCTCGCCGCCCGACGCCCCGCGCAGGCCGCCGCGAACGCCGAGTTGGCGCTGACAGTGCTGCGAGGGATCGGCGGCGACTGGCGGCGCGGCAACGTGCTCACGGTGCTCGGTCGCGCCCTGAGCTCGATCGGGCAGATCGGTCGCGCACAGGTCTGCTGGCGTGAGGCCCTGGACCTCTTCGAGGCGATGGGCGCCCCGGAGGCCGACGAGGTACGGGCTCTCCTCAAGCCCCTCGCCGTCGCATAG